The genomic DNA GGGCTTCTCGCGGGTATTGCGCCTTTCGGTGTGGGTGGCGGCATCCATGGGTTGGGAGGAGGCTCGTTTGGACGGCGTGTCTGGCGATTTGTCGGCTCCGCACTTGTTCCCGTCGGAGCCGGACTGGGGCTGCTCGCCATGCTCGGTGCGGGCGAGGATACCGACCTCGGTGCACATCTGTTCGGGTTTTTTCCCGGCCTGATGCTCGGCATGGGAACAGGCTTTACGACGACCCGGTATGGTTTGCCGGGGCGCGTTGCCGATGGTGTAATGTATGTTCTGGCCGTCAGTCTGCCGGTTTTGGCATGGTGTTACGCCGGGGTGGTGTTCCGAGGATGAGTGTGGTAGATGTTGGCAATGAATTCGATTATCAATGCGAGGTGCAGGTGTCTGAATACGTTATAGAAATGCAGGACGTTTGCTGCTCTTTCAATGATTTGGTGGTGCTTGAGGGCGTTAATCTTGCTGTTGAGCGGGATGATTTTCTGGCCGTGATCGGTCCCAATGGTGGCGGCAAATCCACTCTGCTCAAGCTCATGCTCGGTCTGTTGACGCCGGATTCGGGCACGGTTCGCGTACTGGGCGAATCCCCCGGCGAAACGGGTGGGCGGATCGGGTATCTTCCGCAGTACACGCATGTCTCCACTTCATTCCCCGTTACCGCGCTTGATGCAGTGAGAATGGGCATGGTTCGTCCCGGTTTCAGTGGGATTGCCGGTCGCAGGAAAAATGGCGACGAGATTGAAAAAGCCCGTACCGCGCTTGAACGCGTCAACATGTTTCAGCATGCGAAGCGCGGGCTGGCAGAGTTGTCCGGTGGTCAGAAGCAGCGGGTGTTCATTGCCCGTGCCTTGGTGGACTGCCCGGAAATTCTTTTTCTGGATGAACCCACTGCGAGCGTGGACCCGGCCAGCCGTAATTCCCTGTTTCGGTTGTTGTCCGAACTTAATGATGAAATGACCATCGTCATGGTCAGCCATGATATTTCCTCGCTGGCTTCTGGCGTCAAGTCCGTTGCCTGCGTCAACCGTTCCCTGCACTTTCACAATGCGCCCAAGATTACCGGCGACATGTTTCGCATGGGGTACGGCGATGGCGAGGGGGATGTCTGCTGTCCGGTGGAGCTTGTCACCCACGGAGCGGTTCCGCACCGTGTGCTTGGCAGCCATGAAGGAGGAGAGGAGTAATGCTCGACGTCCTTCAGTTCGATTTCATGCAGAATGCCTTGGCCGCCGGACTGCTCGCGAGCCTGATCTGCGGCATCATCGGCAGTCTTGTCGTGGTCAATCGCATCGTATTCATTTCCGGCGGTATCGCCCACGCTTCATATGGCGGCGTCGGTCTCGCCTTCTTTCTCGGCCTGCCGGTTCTGCCCGTGACCACGGCATTCACGCTCGCTGCCGCGCTTGTCATGGCGGCGGTGACGCTTCATGCCCGTGAACGGGCGGATACGGTGATCGGCGTGCTGTGGGCTGCGGGCATGGCGCTCGGTATCATTCTTCTGGACATCACGCCGGGATATAATGTCGATTTGATGAGTTATCTGTTCGGCTCCATCCTTGCCGTGCCGCAGGGAGACCTGTGGGGCATGGCGATT from uncultured Pseudodesulfovibrio sp. includes the following:
- a CDS encoding ABC transporter ATP-binding protein, coding for MSVVDVGNEFDYQCEVQVSEYVIEMQDVCCSFNDLVVLEGVNLAVERDDFLAVIGPNGGGKSTLLKLMLGLLTPDSGTVRVLGESPGETGGRIGYLPQYTHVSTSFPVTALDAVRMGMVRPGFSGIAGRRKNGDEIEKARTALERVNMFQHAKRGLAELSGGQKQRVFIARALVDCPEILFLDEPTASVDPASRNSLFRLLSELNDEMTIVMVSHDISSLASGVKSVACVNRSLHFHNAPKITGDMFRMGYGDGEGDVCCPVELVTHGAVPHRVLGSHEGGEE
- a CDS encoding metal ABC transporter permease, with the translated sequence MLDVLQFDFMQNALAAGLLASLICGIIGSLVVVNRIVFISGGIAHASYGGVGLAFFLGLPVLPVTTAFTLAAALVMAAVTLHARERADTVIGVLWAAGMALGIILLDITPGYNVDLMSYLFGSILAVPQGDLWGMAILACIIIGLIIAFYRGFLVMSFDEEFARSRGVPVDFLYFLLIAMVGLSVVMIIRVVGLILVIALLTIPPFMAERRTTSLGTMMAVASVLSAFFTVSGLLFSYYADITSGAAIIAVATTCFFFSLLLPGKKMA